One window of Desulfobacca acetoxidans DSM 11109 genomic DNA carries:
- a CDS encoding HigA family addiction module antitoxin — MLMHNPPHPGEILKQLCLEPLGLTITEAAQALGISRKSLSAIVNGRAGISPEMAIRLSLAFDTTAASWLNQQVMFDLWKAEQHRGNLKVKSLVTVQLAE, encoded by the coding sequence ATGCTTATGCACAACCCACCCCATCCTGGAGAAATTCTCAAGCAGCTTTGCCTGGAACCCTTGGGCTTAACCATCACCGAGGCTGCTCAAGCTTTGGGGATAAGCCGGAAATCATTATCTGCCATTGTCAATGGCCGGGCCGGCATCAGCCCGGAAATGGCTATCCGGTTATCGTTGGCTTTTGATACCACGGCTGCAAGCTGGCTGAACCAGCAGGTCATGTTCGATCTTTGGAAGGCAGAGCAACACCGAGGCAATCTCAAAGTTAAAAGCCTGGTAACAGTTCAGCTAGCTGAGTAA
- a CDS encoding type II toxin-antitoxin system HicB family antitoxin — protein MLTNCTARYTRIKSGYLGQLIEWPEVVTEGRDLEDCRAMLRDALHEMILAYQQQGKEIPVGNALIEQVPVEIIDVHQAA, from the coding sequence ATGCTCACCAACTGCACCGCCCGCTATACCAGGATCAAGTCGGGGTATTTAGGACAATTGATCGAGTGGCCCGAAGTGGTCACCGAGGGCCGGGACTTAGAGGACTGCCGGGCCATGCTGCGGGACGCCCTCCACGAAATGATCCTGGCGTATCAGCAGCAAGGCAAAGAAATACCCGTGGGCAATGCCCTCATAGAACAGGTCCCGGTGGAGATCATCGATGTCCATCAAGCAGCATGA
- a CDS encoding type II toxin-antitoxin system RelE/ParE family toxin — protein MIVSFKHKGLERYFLDGSVAGIQPKHAGRLRLILGRLHASSCAHDMNLPGLHLHELVGDRQDTWAVKVSGNWRLTFSFTGQDAYNVNYEDYH, from the coding sequence ATGATTGTCAGCTTCAAACACAAAGGCCTGGAACGTTATTTCCTTGATGGCAGCGTGGCCGGCATTCAGCCAAAACATGCCGGAAGACTACGTCTCATCCTGGGCCGTCTCCATGCCTCCTCCTGTGCCCATGATATGAACCTTCCAGGTTTGCATCTGCATGAACTGGTTGGTGATCGTCAAGACACGTGGGCGGTAAAGGTAAGCGGCAACTGGAGGCTTACCTTTAGTTTTACCGGGCAGGATGCCTATAACGTTAATTATGAAGATTATCATTGA